In a single window of the bacterium genome:
- a CDS encoding glycosyltransferase 87 family protein yields MRKPDRILIIVAILIHASFLVSLALHFKVVSVWPPRVKPEVTIQALDSNLVPVAAVGRPPGEPMSISEMRRERGVHLWDRLFYDSTKYEVGFDFFGLYKGALDLLRGRSIYQEARYDQNETVFSDEAVPYYCPYIYPPLVSYFMVPLAIALTPFRAFVVWTLIQELLLVWCIMLSRGLFTSDWHKSIVTAMWLCFGPYYLLLYIGQTSFVIAACLMLLGWSYIAGRPRAGDWAWIISVALKLLTLIAAPILLRFKRYRAVIIAIAIVIAASAPYFAFHPQDVEFFAYLVKSRTVAPYGGDLSHSEVSYYLFGPELGQGVSKVFMWAVIMFSLALTFLPKKVRFVDGLSLWMCTYFLAYIRVWEHHYVMIVPILVLLFYSTRSNFVLVMFVLLALPTPFFPYSGYCCKAQNLAHHLFKLVPVAMLYVFVAKTIIARRKEVEGGGGVSPSSGHPTEVGC; encoded by the coding sequence ATGCGAAAGCCTGACCGGATACTCATCATCGTCGCCATTCTCATCCACGCCTCGTTTCTCGTGTCGCTCGCGCTTCACTTCAAGGTTGTATCAGTGTGGCCGCCGAGGGTGAAGCCCGAGGTCACGATACAGGCTCTCGATAGCAACCTTGTGCCGGTTGCCGCCGTCGGCCGTCCCCCCGGCGAGCCGATGTCGATCTCCGAGATGAGGCGCGAGAGGGGCGTGCACCTGTGGGACAGATTGTTCTACGATTCGACCAAATACGAGGTCGGCTTCGATTTCTTTGGCCTATACAAGGGTGCGCTCGATCTTCTGCGGGGCAGATCGATCTATCAGGAGGCGCGATATGACCAGAATGAGACCGTCTTTTCGGACGAGGCGGTGCCCTATTACTGCCCCTATATCTATCCGCCGCTCGTCTCCTACTTCATGGTGCCGCTTGCGATTGCGCTGACGCCGTTTAGAGCGTTTGTCGTGTGGACGCTCATACAAGAGCTCTTGCTTGTCTGGTGCATTATGCTCTCTCGAGGCCTCTTCACATCGGATTGGCACAAGAGCATCGTAACCGCTATGTGGCTCTGTTTTGGGCCATATTACCTGCTGCTTTATATCGGTCAGACCTCGTTTGTCATCGCCGCCTGCCTCATGCTTCTGGGCTGGTCCTACATCGCCGGACGTCCCAGGGCTGGCGACTGGGCCTGGATTATCAGCGTGGCGCTGAAGCTCCTGACGCTGATCGCCGCGCCGATCCTCCTGCGCTTCAAGCGCTATCGAGCGGTAATCATCGCCATTGCCATCGTCATCGCCGCCTCAGCGCCTTACTTCGCGTTCCATCCGCAGGATGTGGAGTTCTTCGCATATCTCGTCAAGTCGCGGACGGTCGCTCCCTACGGAGGCGACCTGTCGCACTCCGAGGTCTCATATTACCTCTTCGGGCCCGAGCTTGGTCAGGGAGTATCGAAGGTCTTCATGTGGGCGGTGATCATGTTTTCATTGGCGCTCACGTTCCTGCCAAAGAAGGTCCGCTTCGTCGATGGCCTGTCGCTTTGGATGTGCACGTATTTCCTCGCGTATATCCGCGTGTGGGAGCACCACTACGTTATGATTGTGCCGATCCTGGTGCTTCTGTTCTACTCCACGCGGAGCAACTTTGTCTTGGTCATGTTCGTCCTGCTCGCTCTCCCAACGCCCTTCTTCCCATACAGCGGATACTGCTGCAAAGCGCAGAACCTCGCGCATCACCTCTTCAAGCTCGTCCCCGTGGCAATGCTCTACGTCTTCGTGGCCAAAACCATCATCGCCCGCCGGAAGGAGGTGGAGGGAGGGGGAGGTGTCTCGCCCTCCTCAGGACACCCGACTGAAGTCGGGTGTTAG
- a CDS encoding S8 family peptidase encodes MSDDERRAVFYKLEHEGAVPLGGTDLKPIVEPSETFTLAVPRSDNLDKLSRKIQDFGECEIERARYERLAAALTTIQPGEPEDRLCQALYDDYEALIRQDWVICEIEIISLEQGRRQQQRELRQIRTSLVQAFESGVHGNVFEQEEIKATCRAVIRCTGALFQQLVEGREWQRRIWWFDARPEFETFHSTLREFAMTNLQPCTAPSESAPVVCIVDSGVTRGNPFLKPVVREDLLRSFLTKSPDSPHDEHGHGSGVASLAAYYALNLESGASNEGKVWIASARILDSDNAGEEDRLLSKVLQEVVRFFVDHGVRIFNLSVSILNRKWNQEAKRTVTRKSWVARTIDRLTREHNIIFVVATGNLSLMDVRDYLQNNLPYPDYLYEEDSRLFDPAQAALALTVGAISPGTLIVGPDGSARAIAPINGPAPFTRCGPGMNKEIKPELVDYGGNYVLDVDGEVVRSNPGTDVMMASHQLTPAIAHDCGTSFAAPRVAHKLALVLADLEAMGLTDISASLLKAFIVNSATYGGLDLDGIKDQEPKHFLNVVGYGKPDDNRATYCDSYSALLFYRGKLERDTVAYFDIPVPSELAASSSGRKRLTITVVYAPEVQRCGLERYLATSFKWRLFRGDVSRDDIIAFMSAEEGDDSLEHERERPGEIPGKYHRYGIRLRSRGTIQHDVMEWTEHRERYSDNTYTLAIAAYEKWGRRTPPEVPYAVVVRLEDTTESTQVYSAVQNILAQIEVRARTRT; translated from the coding sequence ATGTCTGATGACGAGAGGAGAGCTGTATTCTACAAACTTGAGCATGAAGGTGCTGTACCGCTGGGCGGGACCGACCTAAAGCCCATCGTCGAGCCGTCTGAGACGTTTACTTTGGCGGTGCCACGTTCTGATAACTTGGATAAACTGTCCCGAAAAATCCAGGATTTTGGCGAGTGCGAGATAGAACGCGCGCGCTACGAACGTTTGGCTGCCGCCTTGACCACCATTCAGCCCGGCGAACCGGAAGATCGCCTGTGTCAGGCCCTGTATGATGATTATGAAGCGCTGATTCGGCAGGACTGGGTGATTTGCGAAATCGAGATAATTTCTCTTGAACAGGGCCGCCGACAGCAACAGCGCGAGCTTCGGCAAATTCGCACTTCTCTGGTGCAGGCCTTTGAAAGCGGCGTTCATGGCAATGTTTTTGAACAGGAAGAGATCAAGGCTACCTGTCGTGCTGTAATCAGGTGTACAGGCGCATTATTCCAGCAACTGGTCGAAGGTCGTGAATGGCAGCGGCGAATCTGGTGGTTCGATGCGCGCCCGGAATTCGAGACATTTCATTCGACGCTGAGAGAGTTCGCGATGACCAATCTGCAACCTTGCACGGCACCTAGTGAGTCGGCCCCAGTCGTGTGTATTGTCGACTCGGGTGTAACAAGAGGAAATCCGTTCCTCAAACCAGTCGTGCGAGAAGACCTTCTGCGGTCTTTTCTGACAAAGTCACCGGATAGCCCGCACGATGAGCACGGCCACGGTTCAGGTGTAGCTTCTCTCGCGGCCTATTATGCGCTCAACCTTGAGAGCGGTGCTTCCAACGAAGGCAAGGTCTGGATTGCCAGCGCGAGAATTCTCGATTCAGACAATGCGGGAGAAGAGGACCGTTTGCTCTCGAAAGTCCTGCAGGAGGTTGTGAGGTTCTTTGTCGACCATGGCGTGCGGATATTCAATCTGTCCGTCAGCATTCTCAATCGAAAGTGGAATCAGGAAGCGAAGCGGACAGTTACCCGTAAGTCCTGGGTCGCACGCACAATCGATAGGCTCACGAGGGAACACAACATCATCTTCGTGGTTGCCACCGGCAATCTTTCACTAATGGATGTTCGAGATTACCTCCAGAACAACCTGCCGTATCCGGATTATCTTTACGAGGAGGATTCACGATTGTTTGATCCAGCCCAGGCGGCGTTGGCCCTGACGGTAGGCGCAATATCGCCGGGCACGTTGATTGTCGGCCCAGATGGCTCCGCGCGAGCGATAGCCCCGATTAATGGACCTGCACCCTTCACGCGCTGCGGCCCTGGCATGAATAAGGAAATTAAACCGGAGCTGGTCGATTATGGAGGGAACTATGTTCTGGATGTAGATGGCGAAGTTGTGCGGTCCAATCCCGGAACAGATGTGATGATGGCCAGCCATCAGCTCACACCCGCTATTGCTCATGACTGTGGAACGAGTTTCGCCGCTCCCCGCGTCGCGCACAAGCTTGCTCTCGTGCTTGCCGATCTCGAAGCCATGGGTCTAACCGATATCTCGGCTTCACTTCTAAAGGCCTTCATTGTCAATTCTGCGACCTACGGAGGACTTGATCTTGATGGTATAAAGGATCAGGAGCCGAAGCATTTCTTGAATGTCGTTGGCTACGGAAAACCCGACGATAACCGTGCGACCTATTGCGATTCCTACTCGGCATTATTGTTCTATCGAGGAAAGTTAGAACGCGATACAGTAGCCTACTTCGACATTCCGGTCCCTTCGGAACTCGCAGCATCCTCAAGTGGCAGGAAGCGCCTGACCATAACCGTTGTTTATGCTCCAGAAGTGCAGCGATGCGGCCTCGAGCGGTATCTGGCGACAAGCTTCAAATGGCGGCTCTTCCGGGGAGATGTCAGTCGTGATGATATCATAGCTTTCATGTCCGCAGAGGAAGGGGACGATTCCTTAGAACACGAACGCGAGCGACCAGGAGAGATTCCGGGTAAATATCACAGATATGGAATTAGGTTACGTTCTCGCGGGACCATTCAGCATGACGTGATGGAGTGGACCGAGCATAGGGAGCGCTATAGCGACAACACATACACTCTGGCCATAGCGGCTTATGAGAAATGGGGGCGCAGAACACCGCCAGAGGTGCCATATGCGGTCGTCGTTCGGCTAGAAGATACGACTGAATCAACGCAGGTGTATTCTGCTGTTCAAAATATCCTCGCGCAGATTGAGGTGAGAGCACGAACCAGAACATGA
- a CDS encoding ATP-binding protein has translation MVRDEHLKSLFRAFSEGCDSTFLRVAETIISDELAANHHGLANELRKAISQRCAPHLSRPVRRELASMPKDRRNGEPLISLQEGGVSQDQIILNDETRKKIERILEEHRKSKQLADHGYRAKNKILFWGPPGCGKTFTARYVAHELGKHIGIIRLNAVISSFLGDTASHIQRVFDLATSSPMVLLLDEVDAVAKDRDDPNDVGELKRVVNSLLQAMDFFLSTQSLIIAASNHQYLLDPAAWRRFDDIVHFPMPGKDEREQHLRLLLNGVEFNGSFAHLAKMLHGISFADVEHITIDAVKTMILQGKRKLSSNIIIKEYRAFKRDITSAMRKSRKAAGKEIDQ, from the coding sequence ATGGTACGTGACGAACATCTAAAATCACTTTTTCGCGCTTTTTCTGAAGGATGTGATTCGACTTTTCTAAGAGTGGCCGAAACCATTATTTCTGACGAGCTCGCTGCAAACCACCATGGGCTAGCCAACGAACTCAGAAAAGCGATCAGCCAGCGCTGCGCGCCACATCTCTCGCGCCCCGTACGCCGCGAACTAGCCTCGATGCCAAAAGACCGCCGGAATGGCGAACCTCTCATCTCTCTGCAGGAAGGTGGTGTTTCTCAAGATCAGATAATTCTCAACGACGAGACGAGAAAGAAGATCGAACGGATACTCGAAGAGCATCGCAAGAGCAAGCAGTTGGCAGACCACGGCTACAGAGCTAAGAATAAGATCCTCTTTTGGGGGCCACCCGGATGCGGCAAGACCTTTACCGCTCGTTACGTAGCTCACGAGCTCGGGAAACACATCGGCATCATTCGACTCAACGCGGTCATTTCAAGCTTTCTTGGCGATACGGCATCCCATATCCAGCGGGTCTTCGATCTCGCCACAAGCTCGCCAATGGTGCTGCTCCTAGATGAGGTAGATGCTGTCGCTAAGGATCGCGATGATCCGAATGATGTGGGGGAACTGAAGCGAGTAGTCAATAGCCTCTTACAGGCTATGGACTTTTTCTTGTCGACTCAGAGCCTCATTATCGCTGCTAGCAACCATCAGTATCTTCTTGATCCGGCGGCGTGGCGCCGGTTCGATGATATTGTGCACTTTCCCATGCCCGGCAAGGATGAGCGAGAACAGCACTTGAGACTTCTTCTTAACGGTGTGGAGTTTAATGGCTCGTTCGCGCATTTGGCGAAGATGTTGCATGGAATTTCGTTTGCCGACGTGGAGCATATCACGATAGATGCTGTAAAGACGATGATTCTGCAGGGCAAGAGAAAGCTATCCTCGAATATCATCATCAAGGAGTATCGCGCCTTTAAGCGGGACATTACGTCGGCTATGCGGAAGAGTCGAAAGGCGGCAGGAAAGGAAATAGATCAATGA
- a CDS encoding DUF72 domain-containing protein, which translates to MLPFYVQHFHTVELNASFYRLPKAATFDGWRQKTPPNFVFVGLVGKNVASSPLPAALHRMTGAEVIFGAGIPCPDGRYRLVLSDPIPTQECDSYEEFVTVNTSAYNAVFERFIRQYPTRGSGSTTASRTHSKAPASGTSASPSATADIIPQAMHSCCIRPSCRYHPDTRICPDPRTPSVRFFASAQSSFESVQESTP; encoded by the coding sequence ATGCTGCCCTTCTACGTCCAGCATTTCCACACTGTCGAGCTGAACGCGTCCTTCTACCGGCTGCCAAAGGCGGCGACGTTCGATGGCTGGAGGCAGAAAACGCCCCCCAACTTCGTCTTCGTGGGGCTCGTGGGCAAGAACGTGGCCAGCTCGCCGCTTCCCGCCGCCCTGCACCGAATGACCGGGGCCGAGGTCATCTTCGGCGCGGGCATCCCTTGTCCTGACGGCCGTTACAGGCTGGTCCTCTCCGACCCAATTCCGACCCAAGAATGCGACAGCTACGAGGAGTTCGTAACCGTCAACACGTCGGCCTACAACGCCGTCTTCGAGCGCTTCATCCGCCAGTACCCGACGCGTGGCTCTGGGTCCACAACCGCTTCAAGGACACACAGTAAAGCCCCGGCCTCTGGCACAAGCGCCTCGCCAAGCGCGACGGCTGACATAATTCCGCAGGCTATGCATTCTTGCTGTATAAGGCCATCTTGTCGATATCATCCCGACACCCGTATTTGCCCCGATCCAAGAACTCCGTCAGTTCGTTTTTTCGCAAGTGCTCAAAGCAGCTTTGAATCTGTGCAGGAATCCACACCTTAA